The Paenibacillus tianjinensis genome has a window encoding:
- the pflB gene encoding formate C-acetyltransferase: MSVIEKDVQEVKSGWRSFAKGKWSKKVDVNNFIATNIKPYEGNEDFLVGPTSNTTELWKIISQLSKEERDKGGVWDISLDTVSTITSHKPGYIDKDKEQIVGVQTDAPFRRSIQPFGGIKMMIDATKAYGFELPNNIVEMFTNIRKTHNQGVFDAYTPEMRAVRKSGVITGLPDAYGRGRIIGDYRRVALYGIEFLIKDKKQQLSELEVDFMSEDVIRLREELSEQIRALGELKEMAAAHGLDISKPANTFKEATQWVYFGYLAAVKEQNGAAMSLGRVSSFLDIYAQRDFEEGTLTEEQAQEIVDHFVMKLRIVKFLRTPDYNELFSGDPTWVTESIGGMAEDGTTRVTKNSFRFLHTLYNLGPAPEPNLTVLWSERLPEGFKKYCAKVSIETSAIQYENDDVMRPYWGEDYAIACCVSPMRIGKQMQFFGARANLAKALLYAINGGVDEKSGAQVGPEFPAITSEYLDYDEVMKRFKPMMEWLAKTYVNTLNIIHYMHDKYSYERIEMALHDRDILRTMACGIAGLSVAADSLSAIKYAKVKPIRNEQGIAIDFVTEGEFPCYGNNDDAVDSIAVELVETFMTMIRKNKTYRNAVPTQSVLTITSNVVYGKKTGTTPDGRKKGEPFAPGANPMHGRDKKGALASLNSVAKLPYSDAQDGISNTFSIVPKALGKDEESRKSNLVFMMDGYFHNNAQHLNVNVFNREQLIDAMDHPENYPQLTVRVSGYAVNFIKLTREQQLDVINRTFHGTM, from the coding sequence ATGTCGGTGATTGAAAAAGATGTACAAGAAGTAAAGTCCGGTTGGAGAAGTTTTGCAAAAGGTAAATGGTCCAAGAAAGTTGACGTTAACAACTTTATCGCAACAAACATCAAGCCTTACGAAGGAAATGAAGATTTCCTCGTAGGTCCTACAAGCAACACCACTGAACTGTGGAAGATCATCTCCCAGCTGAGTAAGGAAGAAAGAGACAAAGGCGGCGTATGGGACATTTCCCTGGATACTGTCTCCACTATTACTTCCCATAAACCAGGCTACATCGACAAAGATAAGGAACAAATTGTAGGCGTGCAGACTGATGCTCCTTTCAGACGTTCCATCCAACCATTCGGCGGTATCAAAATGATGATCGACGCCACTAAGGCTTATGGCTTCGAACTTCCGAATAACATTGTCGAAATGTTTACGAACATCCGCAAAACGCATAACCAAGGCGTATTTGATGCATATACACCAGAAATGAGAGCTGTACGTAAATCGGGCGTTATCACAGGTCTTCCTGATGCTTACGGCCGTGGACGCATCATCGGCGACTACCGTCGCGTTGCTTTGTACGGTATCGAATTCCTGATCAAAGATAAGAAACAACAGCTAAGTGAACTTGAAGTTGATTTCATGAGTGAAGATGTAATCCGTTTGCGTGAAGAACTGTCGGAGCAAATCCGCGCTCTGGGCGAACTGAAAGAAATGGCTGCAGCACACGGTCTTGATATTTCCAAACCGGCCAACACCTTCAAGGAAGCTACTCAATGGGTATACTTCGGTTATTTGGCAGCAGTTAAAGAGCAAAACGGTGCGGCAATGTCCCTTGGACGCGTATCTTCTTTCCTCGATATTTATGCACAGCGCGATTTCGAAGAAGGCACTCTTACTGAAGAGCAAGCACAAGAAATTGTTGACCATTTCGTAATGAAACTGCGTATCGTGAAATTCCTGCGTACGCCTGACTATAACGAGTTGTTCTCCGGCGACCCTACATGGGTAACTGAATCCATCGGCGGTATGGCTGAAGACGGAACAACACGCGTAACCAAAAACAGTTTCCGTTTCCTGCATACCCTGTATAACCTGGGTCCTGCTCCGGAACCAAACTTGACTGTATTATGGTCCGAAAGACTGCCTGAAGGCTTCAAAAAATATTGTGCCAAGGTTTCCATCGAAACCAGCGCTATCCAATATGAGAACGATGATGTAATGCGTCCATACTGGGGCGAAGATTACGCAATTGCCTGCTGCGTATCCCCAATGCGCATCGGTAAACAAATGCAGTTCTTCGGCGCCCGCGCCAACCTGGCAAAAGCTTTGCTGTATGCAATCAATGGCGGTGTAGACGAGAAGTCCGGCGCACAAGTTGGACCTGAATTCCCGGCGATCACTTCCGAGTATCTGGATTACGACGAAGTAATGAAACGCTTCAAACCTATGATGGAATGGCTGGCTAAGACTTATGTCAACACCCTGAACATCATCCACTATATGCATGACAAATATTCTTACGAACGCATCGAGATGGCACTGCATGACCGTGACATCCTGCGTACGATGGCTTGTGGTATCGCCGGTCTGTCCGTTGCAGCTGACTCCCTGAGCGCAATCAAATACGCGAAGGTTAAACCGATCCGCAACGAACAAGGCATTGCAATCGACTTTGTAACTGAAGGTGAATTCCCTTGCTACGGTAACAACGACGATGCTGTTGACAGCATTGCGGTTGAACTGGTTGAAACCTTCATGACAATGATCCGCAAAAACAAAACTTATCGTAATGCTGTACCGACTCAATCGGTATTGACTATCACTTCAAACGTGGTATACGGAAAGAAAACAGGTACTACTCCTGACGGACGTAAGAAAGGTGAACCGTTCGCTCCAGGTGCTAACCCAATGCATGGACGCGACAAGAAAGGCGCACTGGCTTCCTTGAATTCTGTTGCCAAACTGCCATACTCTGATGCACAAGACGGTATCTCCAATACCTTCTCCATCGTGCCTAAGGCGCTTGGAAAAGACGAAGAATCCCGTAAGTCCAACCTGGTATTCATGATGGACGGTTACTTCCACAACAACGCTCAGCACTTGAATGTTAACGTATTTAACCGTGAACAGCTGATCGATGCTATGGATCACCCTGAGAACTATCCGCAATTGACTGTTCGTGTATCCGGCTATGCTGTTAACTTCATCAAGCTGACTCGTGAACAACAATTGGATGTAATTAACCGTACCTTCCACGGTACAATGTAA
- a CDS encoding extracellular solute-binding protein — protein MRKSITMLLSLMFVTSALLTACGNNNNAGNNGEAAATNSGTAATNAPATEEPVNTEPFEMTIRHTQVGADKQKRLAILEDVVGKVQEEVPGLTFKLDGVDSDVNRKEKLRGEMAAGNPPEIFDLFGSPDSKIYAKEGKLLDLTPILEELGIKDKFSNLDPFTYEGKIYGLPIGGSGEGFFYNKEYYASKGWKAPTTFAELEQQLADIKADGKVPMAGASKAGWVPLMLANHLWSRYAGPDVTAKFATGEAKWNDPNVVKGFAKYKEWVDKGYFKKGELGFEYAEYTTQFTSGEAILMYDGTWKSSVFKAGQSGEGLIGKVGFFNIPAVEGGVGDQTALMRDVNNGYGFSASAGEDERQLAAVKSFIKNMYNEEMQLRGLVEDGVLPAMKIDQAVLNKNITDDLMSEIVAVLNSSESSFPAFDSLVQADVTTEISNIQIQKLIGGQTTPEKMGEALQKVQEEANAAVE, from the coding sequence ATGAGAAAAAGTATAACAATGCTCTTGTCCCTAATGTTTGTCACCTCAGCTCTACTGACGGCTTGCGGCAATAATAATAATGCAGGCAACAATGGCGAAGCCGCTGCAACTAACAGCGGGACTGCTGCAACCAATGCCCCGGCTACAGAAGAACCGGTGAACACGGAGCCTTTTGAAATGACGATCCGTCATACTCAGGTAGGTGCAGATAAACAAAAACGCCTGGCGATTCTGGAAGATGTCGTCGGCAAAGTGCAGGAAGAGGTGCCGGGTCTGACCTTCAAGCTGGATGGTGTGGATTCGGATGTGAACCGCAAAGAAAAGCTGCGCGGTGAAATGGCCGCCGGTAATCCACCGGAAATTTTCGACCTGTTCGGCAGCCCTGATTCCAAGATCTACGCGAAAGAAGGCAAGCTGCTAGATCTTACTCCGATCCTCGAAGAGCTCGGTATCAAGGATAAATTCTCCAATCTGGATCCGTTTACTTATGAGGGCAAAATCTATGGACTACCGATTGGCGGTTCGGGTGAAGGATTCTTCTATAATAAAGAATATTATGCAAGCAAGGGCTGGAAAGCTCCTACTACTTTCGCTGAACTGGAACAGCAGCTGGCTGATATTAAGGCTGACGGCAAAGTGCCGATGGCGGGCGCGTCCAAGGCCGGTTGGGTACCCTTGATGCTGGCTAACCATCTGTGGTCACGGTATGCGGGTCCGGATGTAACGGCGAAATTTGCCACAGGTGAAGCGAAGTGGAATGATCCTAATGTTGTGAAAGGGTTCGCCAAATACAAGGAATGGGTCGACAAAGGCTACTTCAAAAAAGGTGAGCTCGGGTTCGAATATGCTGAATATACCACCCAGTTCACTAGCGGTGAAGCGATTCTGATGTATGACGGAACCTGGAAATCCTCTGTATTCAAGGCTGGTCAATCCGGCGAAGGGCTGATCGGTAAAGTAGGGTTCTTCAATATTCCTGCAGTCGAAGGCGGGGTAGGCGATCAGACGGCCCTGATGCGTGACGTGAACAATGGCTATGGCTTCTCCGCTTCCGCAGGTGAAGACGAACGTCAGCTTGCCGCAGTGAAGTCTTTCATCAAAAATATGTACAATGAAGAAATGCAGTTGCGCGGATTGGTGGAAGACGGTGTGCTTCCGGCGATGAAGATTGATCAGGCGGTGCTGAACAAGAATATCACTGATGATCTGATGAGTGAAATTGTGGCGGTGCTAAACAGCTCGGAGTCTTCCTTCCCGGCATTCGACTCTCTGGTACAGGCGGATGTAACGACCGAAATCAGCAATATTCAAATTCAGAAGCTGATCGGCGGTCAGACTACACCTGAGAAGATGGGTGAAGCGCTGCAGAAGGTTCAGGAAGAAGCGAACGCAGCAGTGGAGTAA
- the pflA gene encoding pyruvate formate-lyase-activating protein, giving the protein MANGHIHSLETFGTVDGPGIRFVLFMQGCLLKCQYCHNPDTWGLNEGKEMSLEDVLAEIEPYINYYRSSGGGLTVSGGEPTLQAHFVKQLFTEVKKRWNLHTTLDTNGYNDGSKISDLLDVTDLVLLDLKHIDDEAHIKLTGKSNDRTLKLARWLSDHNRKMWIRHVYVPGIHNKEEDLLNLGRFIGTLNGVEKFEILPYHQMGIYKWQELGRPYELEGVPSPTEEEVQRAYRLIEEGRQETALVK; this is encoded by the coding sequence ATGGCTAATGGACATATACATTCCTTAGAAACCTTTGGTACTGTAGACGGACCCGGAATTCGATTTGTCCTGTTTATGCAGGGATGCCTATTGAAGTGTCAGTACTGTCATAATCCGGATACATGGGGTCTTAATGAAGGCAAAGAAATGAGCCTCGAAGATGTACTGGCTGAAATTGAGCCTTATATTAACTATTATCGCTCTTCCGGCGGCGGATTGACGGTTTCCGGCGGTGAGCCTACACTGCAGGCGCATTTTGTGAAGCAGCTGTTCACAGAAGTAAAGAAACGCTGGAATCTGCATACAACGTTGGACACCAACGGCTATAATGACGGTTCAAAAATCAGTGATTTGCTAGATGTTACTGATCTTGTATTATTGGATCTTAAGCATATCGACGATGAAGCGCATATCAAGCTGACCGGCAAATCGAATGACCGAACTTTGAAATTGGCCCGCTGGCTCTCTGATCATAACCGTAAAATGTGGATCCGCCATGTGTATGTTCCCGGCATTCATAACAAGGAAGAAGACCTGCTGAATCTTGGCCGGTTCATCGGAACCCTGAACGGTGTTGAGAAGTTTGAAATCCTGCCGTATCATCAGATGGGGATCTATAAATGGCAAGAACTTGGCCGTCCCTATGAGCTTGAAGGGGTACCTTCACCGACAGAAGAGGAAGTGCAGCGCGCTTACCGGCTGATCGAAGAAGGACGTCAAGAGACAGCTTTGGTAAAGTAA